ggtgtctgacgaactgtaaaatgtctcttgataccctgctccacacaaaactccataaatagagaatcaacgtactcggtcccattatccgaccttaaacatttgattctcctccccgtctGGTTCTCCAAtttagctttccaaatcttaaacttggcaaacatacttgatttgtgacacatgaagtaaacctagaccttccatgagtaatcatcaatgaaactcacataatacacatgtccaccctttgatgtaACTCTAACTgagccccaaacatctgaatatacATAGTCAAGAATATCCTTTGTCTTGTGAATAGCTAGTCTAAACTTTGCcctattctgttttccaagaacacatatcTTGCAAAATTCCAGCTGACATGATTTTAagcccttcaagagtttcctcttgtgtagttccttcatgctgtgttcccccatatgcccaaggtgCATATGCCATAAAACAGTCTCATTTGATTCAGCATCTACGACTGCAACctcacctacaacggtagttccctacaatgtgtaAATATTCTCATCCAGTTTTTGCCCTTTTATTttagtcagattacctttccataccgtcaagactccacctttagACTTATAATTGAAGCCATTACATTCCAAAATgccaagagatattaaactctttctcagctcaggtatatgtcttataTTACACAATGTTTTTgcagcaccatcaaacatctttatctttacatttcctatgtcaacgatcttgcaagaagcattatTACTCATAAGAATTGATTCAGAATTTACTAATctataagtgctgaaccactccttgttcgatgataagaacatgctgagtcaagtatccaagagtctgtTAGATTATCCAACCCTATTGAAACTAATACAACATCACCATCCgctgaatcttcttcttgaacaacattcacatatTTTGAAATCCCTTTATGCTTTTCaacatttcccttcttccaattcgGACACTCCACTTTCACaagcccctttttaccgcatttataacaccggatttccttcttcttcttggattgatttcgggaCGATTTCTAACTAaacccattcttaaactttcctttgccttgctcattactaccctttaccacaagtccttttCCTTTATCACATATCTTCTACCtttaatgaaaatttaacaagacacttgttacctcttctagatcaagagtttcttttccctacgtaagagtggtcacaagattttcgtaggtataAGTTGAGGacaaagaatttaacagcatcaaagccttatcatcattaacaaacttcacatcaaccctaatcaaatcacttatgatttggttaaaaacATTGAAGtgttgatccatacttgatccttcaaccatcttaagctaatataagtgttgcttaagaaaaagttcgTTATTGAGGGATTCAGACATGTactgactttctaactttcgctaGATAGCCGTTGgtgaatcctcctccatcacccaatagagaacttcgtcggctaaacacaagcatattgtagaCGTTGCCTTTGATTTCAAATCTACCcttgttgcctcatccattccttctggtTCAGTATCAAAcagtcattccttgttgcacaagaatgtccttcactcttctctgccataaaccaaagtttttgGTTCCATCGAATTCgacaacgtcaaatcttgcagaagacgatcccaatgccataacaacaatcgctttgataccaatttgtcatgatatggatcgaataatgaagatgcacagcggaataaacaacaacaagtaaataacacacaaccagAAAAAGAACAAtacaaagatttatgtggttcgacaaagcctacatccacagaaaacaatggcacacaaatttcactatggaaatcacaatgtacacaatacacttctcaaaatgatcacactcacttcaatatatgcccagaataacatatataaaagttccTTGCAGGTTTCCCTCTgtttacccaaccacccaacgttcaaaaattcaaaattcagaaaaattgctCGGAGCCTGGGCgcttttcgtcgatgagtacaagGCTTAGTCGATGATCCACAAAAGACAATTCATCAACGAGAACAGGCTTTTGTCGATGAGTTTTAGAACTCTGAAATTTTCTTGctctcggtactttctcatcTACGATCACAAAACCTTCGTCGACGACTTGTTGCTgtccactcatcgacgaacacagggcattcatcgacgagctttACTGTGTTGTcccttcatgtttttctctgAGCTCCTCTAGTCCTAACAAATTTTATTAGAGCCAACGGTTCGTAACTCTATGTGTGCGATATCGtgaaaagtcgagacgtgaaattaattctcttgacgtgctaatagtaggaggaccaagtgtgtggccgaGACCATTAAGAATCATCTAGGCTAGGGATGGAttcaaatagggtcaagacgtgagaggtagaaTTAGTTTGGAGACACGAGCAATGCAATCTAATGCACATAAGGTGTTAGTGGTGagacccacttgagcaattgttaGGGAATTGAGCTTACTTCTGTAAGAGAGACGATTTCTATTCAAGGGGGAgtaattggaactcacaagtgagagggagattgttgagaattctacttgtaaGCTTGTTTCATATTGGAATATttaagtggatgatgggtgcttatatacatggttggcctcaagacccaatagacttaagcttttgggtcaagttggtgttcacttatgtgtatcaagcccacccatgggctcttcCGGTCCTAACAACAAGAAtagacattcgttgacgagttcagTACTATGAAATTTTCCtactctcggtactttctcgtccACTATAacagaaccttcgtcgacgactCGTTGCTGTCCACTCGTCGACGACTCGTTGctgtccactcgtcgacgaacacagggcattcATCGAGGAGTTCCGTTGTGctaccccttcatgtttttctcttccttttttttttttacaaaaacgaagtataagagccacaaataacatatattattttcttaatttatcttaataTAATTGATAAAAATGTCATTTTAGtaagaataaaatttattattatttttttcgcgtgaactaaaaaattaatttatgaaagagtcttttttataaaattaaatttaagatttttttttttttttttttgataatttccAAAGAAAGGGGTGAGGGTCTTGTTGGAttttaacttcttttttttttgcccttttctgttattttcttttccttttaaacAATGACTCCACTCGGTCCACGGTCCTCACCTCATTCTCATCTAACTCGGgaagtttagggtttcgggttttaacGAAGCGGGAGGGAAGAGAGAGTTAGAGCGCTCTCAGGAATCAACTATGGCGGACGACGACTACAACGACATGGACATGGGATACGAAGATGAACCGGAACCCGAGCCTGAAGACGAAGGCGTCGAGGAGGAGGctgataacaacaacaacaacaacaccaACAACAACAATGAAGACATTCCCGAAGCCGATGCCGGAGACAAAGAAGAAGGACAGCTGCCGGCGGATCGGCCACGTAAGACATCGAAATACATGACCAAGTATGAGCGCGCGCGAATATTGGGTACTCGTGCTCTGCAGATCAGCATGAATGCTCCTGTGATGGTTGAGTTAGAGGGCGAAACTGACCCGCTCGAGATTGCCATGAAGGAACTGCGCCAGAGGAAGATACCGTTCACAATTCGTCGATACCTGCCCGATGGAAGCTATGAGGACTGGGGAGTTGATGAATTGATAGTGGAAGACTCGTGGAAGAGGCAAGTCGGCGGTGATTGATCTTTCAATTGTCTGCAAGTGATTGGGTCCGCTGAAGCTATATATGTATCATGTAGATTTTTAAATTTCTGCCTTGTTTGTGGACTTCAAACTTACAGTTCGTGTGAAATCATATCCTTTTCCTTAAAATTGGCACTCGCATTTCTGAAATTACAACGTCTTTCATGCTAGCTTCTTTAAGTGAGACCAGTTTTCTCGTAATCATATTAAAAGGTATCACATTCTCTCTTCTCAAATTTGGGGCCATTAAAGATGAATTCCATTTACATCTTTCCCCTTTTTAATCatttgggtgtgtgtgtgtgtgtgtgtgtgtgtatttttttaaaagtaattccgaatccattttttcaaaattttcatttaatcaATTAGGTTTTAAGTTATTTCCCGAAATATCTAAATTTTGGATCACTTGGatgtcatttaaatttttaattgcaCATTTATATTGAATTTCATAAATATTAGGCGGATTGATGGAGGATGTTTAAGACTGTTTCACAAGCATATTTTGGGGGAAATTGAGAAACTGACTTTCATTTTTAGGATGATGTGCTACTTGTTAGTTTGCTCATGCTAGGAGTAGGATCATCTTGGGACTGCTGTTAAAATAAAATACTCATAAGCTGTGTTTTGGAGCATAGATTTAAAGCTtcagatttgaatttgtatggatttaaaagaaattgaatttgtattagatTCCTAATCTACACCAATCAAAAGTCAGGTGCAAACTCCTACCTCCCATAGGGAGAATGCATTCAGGAACTTTGGGGTGCCTCcttcaattttcattttaaattttatataaaaagtGTCTGTTTTTGCATTGGGGTGCCTTCATgagttttcattttttaaatgtaaatttaaCCTTTAAAAAACGATCAACATGTCCACAATATGTGCATCCCTTTGTATAAGTAGATCAATGCTAATTCCAAAGAAAATAACAGCATTAGAAATCTATTTTATAAATGCATTGTGTACTTGTCCTATGTACAATCCTACTATGCCTGTGCCTTCCTGGAATTCCGCATTGCACCGATTCAAACTAGTGCTTAGTTGTTTTTTCCTCGTTTTCTTCCTGCTTCCATCTGCCTCCCTTACACTTGAATACAATTCCTCTTCCATTCTGCCTTTGCGTCGTCCTGACTTTGTGCATCCACTTGTTTGAATGGGTGTTTTGTGTGTGCATGCGTGTGTTTTCAAGTTCTCCCTGCTTCCAACTGGTTTCTCGCTCTTGTTCTTTGCGGTTCCAGAAACAGTTCCCTGTATATCATTCTCAAGCGATGCAGCAGGACAAAAAGGTTTGcattatctatttattttattcgacattttaatataattttgataTTCCACAATTTGATAAAATCCCAACAAAGAATATATCATATTACATTATTGCACTCTTGTACTGATTCAGAAAGGTTGTTTGAAGGCATTAAAGGTGGTTTAACAAGTATTAAGGTGGTTATTATTTTGTTCCAACTCTTTTGTTCTTCCTTTTGTTCTTCCAatgtattttaaaaatgtttttttggTTTTGATGTGTTTTTGCTGCTTGCATGATCAATGTATCCTTCCATGAAAAATTGGGGAAGATGAGGATGGAGTTTTGGGAAAATGGAAATTTTTGGGACTGAATTCTGGGATAGACTACAagatgaaaatgaattgatgTCCTTCAATGCAAGCTGTCACTCCAAAATTTCGGGTTAACTTATCTTTATGAAGTTGTCTTGCTTTTCTATTTATCATGTACTGAATTTTATGATGTAATTTCTTTATCATGCATCAATTGAAATGTGATATCTGCCCTGTTTAATTGTAGTTggaattatttgtaattttttctgTCTTGGCTCAGTCTGTCCGTAAGGTTGaataaatgcatttacatttGCATGTGGTCaatatgttttatttaaatttgtctGCCACGAAGTGTCATATCAAGTTCTCTTTGTTTGGCGGAAAAGCAAATCAAGAAAGAAGAGTGTTTAGTCAGGTGGTTCATTAGTATTATGAATACTGTGTTAGCCACACTATTGTATTACTTGGCCTATTTTCCAAGCCTGCTATGTGACAAGTGTTTTGGTGAGACATAAATGCAGTCAAATAACTGTTATTTTTATCATTCTATGACACTATCTGCATTTGCAATGAAGAATTTTACTTGGGCATCATCCAATTCCCAAAATACAATCCCAATTCACCACTTCCTGCAGTTTGTCATTTTGCAGTACAGTTTGGACCTTCCATCCAtttaagcttaaagcattcactTGTCTTCTTtatgtatcattttttttttattggtaatACAGTTGACTCAGCATATCCACCCATTCTCTCACTTCTTGCAGATGTGCATTTTGCAGTGTAGTTCAACTTTCAACATATATACTGTCCATCATGTGGTTCATTTAACACCTGTATGGGTATTGGCACAGTGGATACCACCATTATTTTTGCAGACTGCAGAATTTTTTCGTTGTTCTGAATTCTGATTGTCTGTATTCATTGATGTTAATCTGTACCTATTTGCTGCTCTATTTTAGAAGAAATTGCAGAGAGTTCTTAGATAATTGGATTAGGGatataggaaaataaaattactcttaaagggcagcccggtgcacaaagctccgtttatagtacgcagccttaccttgcatttaaAATTACTCTTCATGATTATATTTAATGGCATATTATTTCTCTATGAATCTAAAACAATGTTAGTGATTGAAAAAGGATTGACATAAGTGCGATATTATTATTTGCTATTCTTATTGTTGCTGTAGAATTCGTATTAAATCAACAATGTTATGAAGTTACTCTTCATGAGGTCTAATACTTTAACTAAGTGGCAAAGGGAGGTAAAATGTTAGAGAAATATAGAATTAAGTGGGATTTAAATTTAAGATAGTGGGCAAGAGAAAGTCTGTATAAGATTTAAGAGAATAAGTCGAAGAAAATgggaaaataaaatagagagaaattGGATCCAAATGAGTAAGCTCGGATAGACCAAAATAGTGCTATTTGAGTTTCTTTCTATAGTATAGAGAAAGCTCAAACttctatttaagtgaattttttgCTGGATCTTTTACGGCATATGTTTGGACATTTAAATTTTTCTTTCACTTGCATGGTACTGGGCTAAATTAAAGTTATTTGAATAAGATTGAACTGAAACAAAATACATCTACATTATAATCAAAATTCTATAACACATATAGCATCATAGGATCGCCAAGATCCCATGATCCTTAGGACTGAAATTGTGATCCCTCCAccagaaattttttaaatgggaGCCGGATCATCTTCTGATTAAGGTCCCAAGATACAAATAAGTACCCCATTCCTTCTTTGATGAAGttgaaattaaatccatcaaGACTCGGAGATTTTGATCCTTCATAAGAGGCCAAATCCGGCAGCAGTTCCTCCTGGAACTCTACTCCCAGCCACCTTGAAGTTTCAACCTCTATAGATTTGCAAGGAGTGCCATCCAGTTGCACTGCAGGTCAAGCGTCCTGCCCTATTCAAACCTCAGTATGAATAAATTACAAGCTGCTTCTTTTACCTCCCTTGGATCATTCAACTTTGACCATATTCTTCCTACCTCCAATATTCGCTATCATGTGAAAGGATTTTGTAttgcaatctccctcttttgaGTCGCATCATCCTTGATCTCTGCTTCCATGGACCATCTACCATTCTGCAAGCCTTCCGTAAATCAGACTGCACTGTTTTCTTCCTTAAATCCTCCCCATTGTTTTCTTTCTGTGCCGATATCTTTTTCAATGTCAACTATCTCGTAATGATTAAATCTTTTTGTAAGTTCTTCCAAAGCTGGTCATGTTTCAATCTTTCAAGAAAATTTTTAGCACTTGAAAAACTTGTTCAAAATTTTAAAGCCACTCCAAAATTCTCCTATGAACTCTTTCTGTTATACTTCAAATAATTATTCCATTGAATGCACTGCCTGTGATTTTCCTCTTTGTGTGGACAACAGTTTTCACTGCCTGATAAAACATGAGTTCATGTCATCTGTTGAGGCTGCAAAGGCTTGTATAGGTTTTAGTTGTATCCAAACCTGCCATCTTTgtcttctattttttcttttcttttcttttctggtGTGGATATTAGAGGGTCTTGTTTCTGGAAAATGAATCTACCTGGGCTGCTCTTTAGTGGCCTGAAGCGGTCTATTAGTAATAATTTTTTTGGTCTCTTCTGTGTCTTTGTGGGCAGTTTGAAAACTTTCTGATTTGT
This Malania oleifera isolate guangnan ecotype guangnan chromosome 11, ASM2987363v1, whole genome shotgun sequence DNA region includes the following protein-coding sequences:
- the LOC131143528 gene encoding DNA-directed RNA polymerases II, IV and V subunit 6A-like; amino-acid sequence: MADDDYNDMDMGYEDEPEPEPEDEGVEEEADNNNNNNTNNNNEDIPEADAGDKEEGQLPADRPRKTSKYMTKYERARILGTRALQISMNAPVMVELEGETDPLEIAMKELRQRKIPFTIRRYLPDGSYEDWGVDELIVEDSWKRQVGGD